CAAGCGGATAGATCAACCCGGTTATGACGGTGAGGGCAACGATCATGACGAGTGCTGGACGAAGTTGTTTCAGCATTTTTTTAATCCTAGAAGCATTTCCAGCAAAAGTGCGAAGCGGTTTTGCGTGGGATAATGCGTAAAAATAAAGGGATAGAGCGGTTCCGACGATCCTGTTTTACGGGAGCCGCTCTAAACCAGGCCCATTGCGACGATTGCGAGATCAATGGCCTTGATGCAGATGAACGGAACGATGACACCGCCAAGGCCATAGATCAGCAGATTGCGCGACAGCAGTGCGCCTGCCCCAACGGGTTTATATGTGACGCCCTTCAGCGAGAGTGGGATCAGCGCTACGATGATGAGAGCGTTGAAGATGATCGCCGAGAGGATCGCGCTTTGTGGCGTTGCAAGCCCCATGATGTTGAGTGCGCCAAGCTGCGGATAGAAGGCGAGGAACATCGCCGGGATGATCGCAAAATACTTGGCAATATCATTGGCAATCGAGAAGGTCGTGAGCGCGCCGCGTGTCATCAGCAATTGCTTGCCAATCTCGACAATCTCGATGAGCTTGGTCGGATCGCTGTCGAGATCGACCATGTTACCGGCCTCTCGCGCGGCAACCGTACCGGTATTCATAGCAACACCGACATCAGCCTGTGCGAGGGCAGGCGCGTCATTGGTGCCGTCACCGCACATGGCCACGAGCTTGCCCTTGGCCTGTTCCTCACGGATGAGTTCGAGCTTGTTTTCAGGCGTTGCCTGCGCCAAAAAATCATCGACACCAGCTTCTGCGGCAATTGCAGCTGCGGTCATCGGATTATCGCCGGTGATCATTACCGTGCGGATACCCATGCGACGCAGTTCAGTGAAGCGCTCGCGGATGCCGCCCTTGACGATATCTTTGAGGTGAATAACACCGAGCAGACGACCGTCTTTGCTGACGGCCAGCGGCGTGCCGCCGGATTTGGCGATCGCGTCGGCAATGACTTGGAGTTCGTGAACGGTTTTTTCATCAGAGGTTGCGTTTTTCAGCACTGCATCAACCGCGCCCTTGCGGATTGACGATCCATCAATATCGACACCGCTCATCCGGCTTTGTGCCGTGAAAGGCACGAAACTGGCATTGAGGCTCTGCATATCGCGGCCGCGCATGTCGTATTTTTCCTTGGCCAGCACGACAATGGAACGGCCTTCAGGCGTTTCATCGGCGAGCGAGGCCAATTGTGCTGCGTCCGCAAGTGCGAGTTCATTCACACCGCTGACCGGCATGAAAGCGGTTGCTTGACGATTGCCGAGTGTGATCGTGCCGGTTTTGTCGAGCAGCAGGGTGTCAACGTCACCGGCTGCTTCCACCGCACGACCGGACATCGCAAGCACATTGAAGCGCACCAGACGGTCCATACCGGCAATGCCGATTGCCGACAGAAGCGCGCCGATTGTGGTTGGGATCAGCGTCACGAAAAGAGCCACCAGCACGATGACGGGGATATAGCCGCCAGCATAAGAAGCGAAGCTTGGGATTGTTACGACCGCCAGAACGAAGATCAGCGTCATCCCTGCAAGCAGGATGTTGAGGGCGATTTCGTTCGGTGTCTTCTGACGTTCAGCGCCTTCGACAAGGCTGATCATCTTGTCGATGAATGTCGAACCCTGTGCTGCAGTGATACGAACCTTAATCCAGTCAGACAAAACCTGCGTGCCGCCTGTAACCGCTGAGCGGTCGCCACCGGATTCACGAATGACCGGAGCGGATTCGCCGGTGATTGCTGCCTCATTGACGGAAGCGACACCTTCGACGACTTCGCCGTCAGACGGAATGATGTCGCCTGCTTCAACGAGTACCAGATCGCCGACCTTAAGGCTTGTGCCCGGCACGGTCGTAAAATCCCTATTGCCTGCATTGCCGAGCAGCTTGGCCTGCGTTTCCGTGCGAGTGCGGCGCAGGGATTCAGCCTGTGCCTTTCCGCGGCCTTCGGCAACGGCTTCGGCAAAATTGGCAAACAGCACCGTGAACCAGAGCCACAGCACGATCTGGAACGAAAAGCCGATATTGGCTCCGCCGGTCGCAACATCCTTCAGCAGAAGAACGGTGGTGAGCAGCGAGACAACGGCCACGACGAACATGACCGGATTGCGCGCAAGGCTTCTGGGATTGAGTTTGCGAAACGCATCGCCGATGGCGGGAATAAGGATGCGGGCATCAAGCATGCCGGTTTTAACTACTTTGGCGGATTGGGACTTGCTCATAGGGAACTCCAGAAAAGCGGGCCCAGAAATTCTGCAGCAAAGACGATCATCAGCACTGCTGCGAGGATGAGGAGAATGAGGTTTGAGGGGCTAATCATTGGAACGTCTGCCCGTTGATCAGCGCCCCGTTGGTCATCGAAAGATGTTCGGCCACAGGTCCGAGCGCCAGCGCAGGGAAGAAGATCAGACCACCCACAACGAGAATGACGCCAATCAGAAGGCCGACGAAAAGCGGTCCATGCGTCGGGAATGTGCCGGCAGATTCTGGCGCTGCCTTCTTGGCAACCAGAGAGCCTGCAATTGCCATAGCAGGAACAATGACCAGAAAGCGGCCCATCAGCATCGCAAGACCGATGGTGATGTTGTACCAGGGCGTGTTGCCCGAGAGGCCGCCAAAGGCCGAACCATTGTTGGCCGTACCTGATGTATAGGCATATAGGATTTCTGAAAAGCCGTGCGGACCTGGGTTGGCAATTGATGCAAGGCCGGTCGGAATGACCGAGGCAATAGCGGTAAAGCCAAGGATCGACAGCGGCAGGCAGAGGACGGCTAGCATGGCCATCTTCACTTCTTTGGCCTCGATCTTCTTACCCAGATATTCCGGTGTACGTCCGACCATCAGACCGGCGACGAAGATTGCGACAATCACAAACAGAATGATGCCGTAGAAACCTGCGCCCACGCCGCCGATGATGATTTCGCCCAGCATCATATTGATCATCGGGATCATGCCGCCAAGCGCCATCATACTGTCATGCATGGCGATAACCGCACCGCAGGATGCAGCCGTGGTGACCACAGCAAACAACGCCGACATGGTTATGCCGAAACGGGTTTCCTTGCCTTCCATGTTGCTGCCATCAATGCCAAGTGCATGGATAAGTGGATTACCCGCAGCCTCTGCCCAATAGCAAATGGCAACACCTGCCACGAAGAGTACGCCCATGGCGGCGAAGATTGCCCAGCCCTGCTTCTCATTGCCGACCATGCGACCAAACACATTGGTAAGGCTTGCCCCAATGGCAAAGATCGCGACCATCTGGATCATATTCGAGATGGCATCGGGATTTTCAAACGGGTGCGCGGAGTTGACATTGAAGAAGCCGCCGCCGTTGGTGCCGAGCATCTTGATGGCAAGCTGTGAGGCGACGGGCCCAAGTGCTATGACCTGTCGTGCACCTTCAAGCGTGGTGGCTTCGACATAGGAGCCGAGCGTCTGCGGCACACCAAGCGCTACAAAAGCCAGTGTCATGACGATGCATAACGGCAGCAGGATGTAGAGGATGCAGCGTGTGAGATCGACCCAAAAATTGCCGAGCGTCTTCATTGATTTGCGCGAGAAAGCGCGAATGAGCGCAATGGCAATGGACACACCCGTTGCAGCCGAAACGAAGTTCTGGACCGTAAGGCCTGCCATCTGGGTGAGGTAGGACATGGTGCTTTCGCCGCCATAGTTCTGCCAGTTGGTGTTGGTCACAAAACTTGTTGCTGTGTTGAAGGCAAGGTCCGCCGGTACATTGCTCATACCCATCGGGTTAAAAGGCAGAGAACCTTGCGAGCGCTGCAGAAAGTAAAGAAGCAGAAAGCCTGCAAGATTGAACAGCAGCATGGCGGCGGTATAGCTCGTCCAGTGCTGCTCTTCGCGTTCGCTTGTACCTGCTAAGCGAAAAAGCCCCCGTTCGATGGGAACAAGGACAGGCGACAGGAAGGTGCGCTCCCCTGTGAAAACGCGCGTTATATAGCCGCCAAGCGGCTTTACGAGCGCGATGATGATCCCGCAAAAGATGAGGATCTGTATCCATCCATTGATTGTCATGGTTTTTCCCAAGCCCTGATTAGAGCACCGTGCGCCCAATCGGGCGCACAAGGGGCGCTCTAACACTAAATTGGAACATAATTTTTCCTGAAACTGATCCCAGTTTAAGGAATTATGCTCTGGCCTCAAATCGACTGCTTATTCAGAACCGTTCTGGACGAATGAGCGCGTAAAGAAGGTAGGCGGCAACAAAAGCCGCGACCAAGGCGCCTGCGATATATTCAATCAGCATGGCGGGTTCCTCAAAGCCTCTCGCAAAGGCGCAAATAGCCAAGCAACATTGCGAAAAATGCGATGCCGATACCAAGAACGGCAATATCCATTGTCATTTTTGAATGCCCCTGGCTTGATTGCCTATGGGGCTCCCTGTTTCACAGCGGGCATTATGTGGCGCACGCGCATAGGGTTTCGAGAGAGGAGAAAAGGCTGAAAAATAAAAAAGTCATATATGTGTTGGCGTCGGGTGAGGGCCAGAACGCATCCCGAAAAGTCGGACTCGGTTTTCGGGATGCGTTAAAACAAAAAGCGCGCCACAGAAAAAGGCGCGCTTTAGATTTTCTCCCAGTTGCGGATGCGCTTTATGGGTTCAGATCGTCAAAAGCCTTTGTGAGCGCATCTTTTGGGCTTTTGCTGGCAACAAGGCTTGCCAGAAGAATGCGCGCCTGACCGGGGCGCAGGGTCTGCGA
The genomic region above belongs to Ochrobactrum quorumnocens and contains:
- the kdpF gene encoding K(+)-transporting ATPase subunit F; translated protein: MLIEYIAGALVAAFVAAYLLYALIRPERF
- the kdpB gene encoding potassium-transporting ATPase subunit KdpB; its protein translation is MSKSQSAKVVKTGMLDARILIPAIGDAFRKLNPRSLARNPVMFVVAVVSLLTTVLLLKDVATGGANIGFSFQIVLWLWFTVLFANFAEAVAEGRGKAQAESLRRTRTETQAKLLGNAGNRDFTTVPGTSLKVGDLVLVEAGDIIPSDGEVVEGVASVNEAAITGESAPVIRESGGDRSAVTGGTQVLSDWIKVRITAAQGSTFIDKMISLVEGAERQKTPNEIALNILLAGMTLIFVLAVVTIPSFASYAGGYIPVIVLVALFVTLIPTTIGALLSAIGIAGMDRLVRFNVLAMSGRAVEAAGDVDTLLLDKTGTITLGNRQATAFMPVSGVNELALADAAQLASLADETPEGRSIVVLAKEKYDMRGRDMQSLNASFVPFTAQSRMSGVDIDGSSIRKGAVDAVLKNATSDEKTVHELQVIADAIAKSGGTPLAVSKDGRLLGVIHLKDIVKGGIRERFTELRRMGIRTVMITGDNPMTAAAIAAEAGVDDFLAQATPENKLELIREEQAKGKLVAMCGDGTNDAPALAQADVGVAMNTGTVAAREAGNMVDLDSDPTKLIEIVEIGKQLLMTRGALTTFSIANDIAKYFAIIPAMFLAFYPQLGALNIMGLATPQSAILSAIIFNALIIVALIPLSLKGVTYKPVGAGALLSRNLLIYGLGGVIVPFICIKAIDLAIVAMGLV
- the kdpA gene encoding potassium-transporting ATPase subunit KdpA produces the protein MTINGWIQILIFCGIIIALVKPLGGYITRVFTGERTFLSPVLVPIERGLFRLAGTSEREEQHWTSYTAAMLLFNLAGFLLLYFLQRSQGSLPFNPMGMSNVPADLAFNTATSFVTNTNWQNYGGESTMSYLTQMAGLTVQNFVSAATGVSIAIALIRAFSRKSMKTLGNFWVDLTRCILYILLPLCIVMTLAFVALGVPQTLGSYVEATTLEGARQVIALGPVASQLAIKMLGTNGGGFFNVNSAHPFENPDAISNMIQMVAIFAIGASLTNVFGRMVGNEKQGWAIFAAMGVLFVAGVAICYWAEAAGNPLIHALGIDGSNMEGKETRFGITMSALFAVVTTAASCGAVIAMHDSMMALGGMIPMINMMLGEIIIGGVGAGFYGIILFVIVAIFVAGLMVGRTPEYLGKKIEAKEVKMAMLAVLCLPLSILGFTAIASVIPTGLASIANPGPHGFSEILYAYTSGTANNGSAFGGLSGNTPWYNITIGLAMLMGRFLVIVPAMAIAGSLVAKKAAPESAGTFPTHGPLFVGLLIGVILVVGGLIFFPALALGPVAEHLSMTNGALINGQTFQ